The Chrysiogenia bacterium genome includes a region encoding these proteins:
- a CDS encoding NTP transferase domain-containing protein, whose protein sequence is MKAILYVAGRGNRLGPDYVDTHKVLLAFGGKTLLEWHAVHLKRLGISELVVITGHKRELVEAELERVAAHHGLTTRTLHNPDFLDGSVLSFRTSIPELEGLGEPVLLMDGDVLYPTEILRRLVESKHPTALLIDQEYSTDDDDPVLVPIVSDRPVDFRKKWTGQSDVTGESIGFFKVSPEALGFLIERTNARSKAEHPQDSYDDVLRDMVLEGLFGHEDVTGMAWTEIDFLGDIERARTDVLPHVIESK, encoded by the coding sequence ATGAAAGCGATTCTCTACGTCGCCGGTCGCGGCAACCGCCTGGGCCCGGACTATGTCGATACCCACAAGGTGCTGCTCGCGTTCGGCGGCAAGACGCTGCTCGAATGGCACGCGGTGCACCTCAAGCGGCTGGGCATCAGCGAACTCGTCGTCATCACCGGCCACAAGCGCGAGCTGGTCGAGGCCGAGCTTGAGAGAGTCGCCGCGCACCACGGGCTTACGACGCGCACCCTGCACAACCCCGATTTTCTCGATGGCAGCGTGCTCAGCTTTCGCACTTCCATTCCCGAACTCGAGGGCCTGGGTGAACCGGTGCTCCTCATGGACGGCGATGTTCTTTATCCGACCGAGATTTTACGCCGCCTCGTCGAGTCGAAGCACCCCACTGCGTTGCTCATCGATCAGGAGTATTCCACCGACGATGATGACCCCGTTCTCGTTCCCATCGTCAGTGACAGGCCCGTTGACTTTCGAAAGAAGTGGACCGGACAGTCCGATGTGACCGGGGAATCCATCGGCTTTTTTAAGGTCAGCCCCGAGGCGCTGGGCTTCCTGATTGAGCGCACCAACGCGCGCAGCAAGGCAGAACACCCCCAGGATTCCTACGATGACGTTTTGCGTGACATGGTCCTGGAGGGGCTTTTCGGGCACGAAGACGTGACCGGCATGGCCTGGACGGAGATCGATTTCCTCGGCGATATCGAGCGCGCCCGCACCGATGTGCTCCCCCACGTGATCGAATCGAAGTGA